In Candidatus Methanosphaera massiliense, the following are encoded in one genomic region:
- the metX gene encoding homoserine O-acetyltransferase MetX codes for MSYEKSLGTVDTHYFHMDEDLKLETGDILKKPTIAYETYGVLNNEKSNVILVCHALTGDAHAAGWHNGDKKPGWWNIIIGPGKPLDTNRYFIICSNVIGSCKGTTGPSDINPDTGDYYGLDFPIVTITDMVHAQKKLIDHLEIPYLYCVVGGSMGGMQVLQWTISYPDIVRNAIMIASGAYSTPQQIAFNAVERRSIIEDVNWNNGDYYHTDKRPEQGLSVARMMAHITYLSNESMYEKFGRRLQDKNTFSYDFSNEFQVESYLEHQGVTFTQRFDANSYLYLTKALDYFDIRNNNSLEEALKPITARMLIMSITSDWLYTHEHMEDIVMALRSNNVDVSYSRLNSEYGHDAFLIENGQMNYIISNFLSKARVKDVMSHKVITLTDGADIKEAAELMMTCNKTHIPIVDTNEKIVGLVTAWDLSKAIATNAENIEDIMTRNVYTCHENDSIFDITTKMKEHNISGLPVIDEEDKVIGSITTAHISNLLDK; via the coding sequence ATGTCATATGAGAAATCTTTAGGAACTGTAGATACACATTACTTTCATATGGATGAGGATTTAAAATTAGAAACTGGAGATATTTTAAAAAAGCCAACAATAGCCTATGAAACATACGGTGTTTTAAATAATGAAAAAAGCAATGTAATACTAGTATGTCATGCTTTAACAGGTGATGCACATGCTGCCGGATGGCATAATGGTGATAAAAAACCTGGTTGGTGGAATATAATAATAGGTCCGGGAAAACCCTTAGATACTAATAGATATTTCATAATATGCTCTAATGTTATAGGTAGTTGTAAAGGAACAACAGGGCCTTCTGATATAAATCCTGACACTGGTGATTATTATGGTCTTGATTTTCCTATAGTTACAATAACAGACATGGTACATGCACAGAAAAAACTAATTGATCATCTTGAAATACCTTACTTATATTGTGTAGTAGGTGGATCTATGGGTGGAATGCAAGTACTACAATGGACAATATCTTATCCAGACATAGTACGTAATGCAATAATGATAGCATCAGGTGCATATTCAACACCACAACAAATTGCATTCAATGCTGTTGAAAGACGTTCTATCATAGAAGATGTAAACTGGAATAATGGTGATTATTATCATACTGATAAAAGACCAGAACAAGGATTATCTGTTGCACGTATGATGGCTCATATAACTTATCTAAGTAATGAATCAATGTATGAAAAATTTGGTCGTAGGCTACAGGACAAAAATACATTTAGTTATGATTTTAGTAATGAATTTCAGGTAGAAAGTTATCTTGAACATCAAGGAGTTACATTCACGCAAAGATTTGATGCAAATAGTTATTTATATCTTACAAAAGCATTAGATTATTTTGATATAAGAAACAATAATTCATTAGAAGAAGCATTAAAACCAATAACAGCAAGAATGCTTATAATGTCAATAACTTCAGATTGGCTATATACACATGAACACATGGAAGATATAGTAATGGCACTCAGATCAAATAATGTAGATGTTAGTTATTCTAGATTAAATTCTGAATATGGACATGATGCTTTTCTAATTGAAAATGGACAAATGAATTACATAATCAGTAATTTCTTATCAAAAGCAAGGGTAAAAGATGTAATGTCTCATAAGGTTATAACATTAACTGATGGTGCTGATATTAAAGAAGCTGCCGAATTAATGATGACTTGTAATAAAACACATATTCCTATTGTAGATACTAATGAGAAAATTGTAGGACTTGTTACAGCATGGGATTTATCCAAGGCAATAGCTACTAATGCAGAAAATATTGAGGATATCATGACTAGAAATGTATATACTTGTCATGAAAATGATTCAATTTTTGATATTACTACTAAAATGAAGGAACATAATATATCTGGTTTACCAGTTATTGATGAAGAGGATAAAGTTATTGGTAGTATTACTACTGCTCATATATCTAATTTATTAGATAAATAG
- a CDS encoding nitroreductase family protein, which translates to MESTLDDLKTRRSVRKFKDEPVSKEDLEKIIEAGTYAPTGGNKQSPIILVTQRKDIIERIGEWNKSYFPSELLDQMGDVDPFYGASTLIIVLADSNISTCVEDGSLVIGNMLNAAHAIGVGACWIHRACEEIESLQGKELLKVWNIPDNYIGIGHVILGYPADDFEPVENPRKEDYVINLDELL; encoded by the coding sequence ATGGAATCAACATTAGATGATTTAAAAACAAGACGTAGTGTAAGAAAATTTAAAGATGAACCTGTTAGTAAAGAAGACTTAGAAAAAATTATTGAAGCAGGTACATATGCACCTACAGGAGGAAATAAACAATCGCCAATAATACTAGTAACTCAAAGAAAAGATATTATAGAAAGAATTGGTGAATGGAATAAATCTTATTTCCCTAGTGAATTACTTGACCAGATGGGTGATGTTGATCCATTTTATGGGGCATCTACATTAATTATAGTATTAGCAGATAGTAATATATCTACATGTGTTGAAGATGGTAGTTTAGTAATAGGTAATATGCTTAATGCTGCTCATGCAATAGGTGTTGGAGCATGTTGGATTCATAGAGCTTGTGAAGAAATAGAAAGTCTTCAAGGTAAGGAATTACTTAAAGTATGGAATATTCCAGATAATTATATTGGTATTGGTCATGTGATATTAGGATATCCTGCAGATGACTTTGAACCTGTTGAAAATCCTAGAAAGGAAGATTATGTAATTAATTTAGATGAGTTATTATAA
- a CDS encoding O-acetylhomoserine aminocarboxypropyltransferase/cysteine synthase family protein — translation MSYQIKNKKNIATIGLHAGQEDTDETGSRAVPIYQTTSYVFKDTEQAAKRFALQEPGNIYSRLTNPTTEAFEKRMAAIEGGSAAYATSAGLAAIFYTIINLTKVGDNIVSGDNLYGGTFELFENTLKDLGRSVKFVDSQSPDEFEKAIDEKTRGIYVESIGNPKLDVPDFDVLSEIAHSHGIPLVVDNTVGVGTIRPFDHGADIIASSATKYIGGHGTTMGGIIIEKGDFPWDNGKFPALVEPDETYNGLSFYKDVGPAAFTTRIRAVLGRDTGAIPSPFGSFLLLQGLETLDLRIRKHGENALAVAKHLEQHPKVAWVTYSGLESSPNHEIASKYVEKGYGGIVSFGLKAGYQGAIDFINNVELLSLLANIGDAKSLIIHPASTTHSQLTEEQQRATGVTPDLIRFAVGIEDIEDIIADIDQALEKVN, via the coding sequence TTGTCATACCAAATTAAGAATAAGAAAAATATAGCAACAATCGGATTACACGCAGGACAAGAAGATACTGATGAAACAGGTTCTAGAGCAGTACCTATATATCAGACAACATCTTATGTATTTAAAGATACAGAACAAGCTGCAAAAAGATTCGCATTACAAGAACCAGGAAACATATACAGTAGATTAACAAACCCAACAACTGAAGCATTCGAAAAAAGAATGGCTGCAATTGAAGGTGGAAGTGCAGCATATGCAACATCAGCAGGATTAGCTGCAATCTTTTACACTATTATCAACTTAACAAAAGTAGGAGATAATATTGTATCAGGAGATAACTTATATGGCGGAACCTTTGAATTATTTGAAAATACATTAAAAGATTTAGGAAGATCAGTTAAATTCGTAGATTCTCAATCACCAGATGAATTTGAAAAAGCAATAGATGAAAAAACAAGAGGAATATATGTAGAATCTATAGGAAACCCTAAATTAGATGTACCTGACTTTGACGTATTATCAGAAATAGCACACAGCCATGGAATACCACTTGTAGTAGATAACACAGTAGGTGTTGGAACAATAAGACCATTTGATCATGGAGCAGATATAATTGCCAGTTCCGCTACAAAATATATTGGAGGACATGGAACAACAATGGGCGGAATCATCATAGAAAAAGGTGACTTCCCATGGGACAATGGAAAATTCCCAGCACTAGTTGAACCAGATGAAACCTATAATGGATTATCATTTTACAAAGATGTAGGACCTGCAGCATTCACCACAAGAATAAGAGCAGTACTTGGAAGAGATACAGGTGCAATACCAAGCCCATTTGGATCATTCTTATTACTACAAGGACTAGAAACATTAGATTTAAGAATTAGAAAACATGGTGAAAATGCATTAGCAGTAGCAAAACACTTAGAACAACATCCAAAAGTAGCATGGGTAACTTACTCTGGATTAGAAAGTAGTCCAAACCACGAAATAGCATCAAAATATGTTGAAAAAGGTTATGGTGGAATAGTTTCCTTTGGATTAAAAGCAGGATATCAAGGTGCAATTGACTTTATTAACAATGTAGAATTATTATCCTTATTAGCAAATATTGGAGATGCTAAATCATTAATAATTCACCCAGCATCAACAACACACTCACAGTTAACTGAAGAACAACAAAGAGCTACTGGTGTAACACCAGATCTTATCAGATTTGCTGTAGGTATTGAAGATATCGAAGATATTATTGCTGATATTGATCAAGCATTAGAAAAAGTTAATTAA
- a CDS encoding helix-turn-helix transcriptional regulator, which yields MCVMMEDKLYFNEIKDELKFLTNSKVRFQILTCLYDAPATVSEIHEITDLKYSSITSNLKKLVELDYVTKEDNEYQLKTHTRLQLLNIFYLNNNLEFIHEYDEFLNNHIVVNDDLQAIGTLPYIKNIELIQANNINPYLATETIEETMMRKGRVKSICIYLHPNCSGMIQFMMNQESDFEVIVPLEFAQYIIKHAYEYLTDIPLKNIRFNIKPLRETPLRIVLVVSEHEIVVGLVRKEGNFNKNCVLRSEDSSARAWGIQVFREFEVLKEGYIDIKELVRKHNDL from the coding sequence ATGTGTGTGATGATGGAAGATAAATTATATTTTAATGAAATCAAAGATGAATTAAAATTTCTAACAAACTCAAAAGTAAGATTTCAAATATTAACTTGTCTATATGATGCGCCAGCAACAGTCAGTGAAATACATGAAATCACAGATTTAAAATATAGTTCAATAACTAGTAATTTGAAGAAATTAGTTGAATTAGACTATGTAACTAAGGAGGATAATGAATATCAGTTGAAAACACATACTCGTTTACAATTGTTAAATATATTCTACTTAAATAATAACCTTGAATTTATTCATGAATATGATGAATTCTTAAATAATCATATAGTAGTCAATGATGACTTACAGGCAATAGGAACATTACCTTATATAAAAAATATTGAATTAATACAAGCAAATAATATTAATCCTTACCTTGCTACTGAGACAATAGAAGAGACTATGATGAGAAAAGGTAGAGTAAAGTCTATATGTATATATTTACATCCAAATTGTTCGGGTATGATTCAATTCATGATGAATCAAGAATCAGATTTTGAGGTTATAGTACCCTTAGAATTTGCACAATACATTATAAAACATGCATATGAATACCTAACAGATATTCCCTTAAAAAATATACGCTTTAATATTAAACCATTACGTGAAACGCCATTAAGAATAGTATTAGTAGTATCTGAACATGAAATAGTAGTGGGTTTAGTAAGAAAAGAAGGAAATTTTAATAAAAATTGTGTTCTACGGTCAGAGGATTCAAGTGCAAGAGCCTGGGGTATTCAAGTATTCCGAGAATTTGAAGTTCTTAAAGAAGGCTATATTGATATAAAAGAATTAGTAAGAAAACATAATGATTTATAG
- a CDS encoding AAA domain-containing protein has product MNKKYTQLTYQLKQLIKREQQDNQTQKAQINKIQDNIIEISLNNPTALKVNTQIELNRIKGTIIKNRNKNITIKLQEKHEFHTNQEVKLHNIQQDIIIKKLHELESSIEDDKINNSNKETLNTIVYKTNTTFQNKEYNIQNLNKNQELAVQRSLNANKFHIIQGPPGTGKTHTIIEIIKQLYKQGMKILITTHTHIALDNILEKLDDIPQEDILRIGNTSKIQDTSKKYTINNQIKQDKQYKEILKRKKELQEVKRSIQRQDVIQQPNIKIEESLLSKIIQKITRTKNTEYIIHKNIKETQNKNYEQKITELNSEIQEIKEAIQNKLLKTIPIIASTVLSSSSYLTKDIEFDYMIMDEASQVPVYLSLIPLMKTNKFILIGDNKQLQPITNNNTIPSLNKSIFNLLIEKYPDNYTFLNIQYRMNHEISDIASKLYYNGRLKTNETNANQRIILKKQDNILLNEDPITFIDTSNMNYDETQKSNGCCNKYEVELILNLIKTLISNNISEEEIGIITPYRKQKLYIQKILQKQEYNIETDTIYRFQGREKNIIIISFCKSFRGSLTKFQKRFIADKNQLNVSITRSRKKLILIGNISLLSHAENFQALVRVVSPLNTIFLNDFY; this is encoded by the coding sequence ATGAATAAAAAATATACTCAATTAACGTATCAATTAAAACAATTAATAAAAAGAGAACAACAAGATAATCAAACTCAAAAAGCTCAAATAAATAAAATACAGGATAATATTATAGAAATATCCTTAAATAATCCTACAGCACTAAAAGTAAATACACAAATAGAATTAAATAGAATCAAAGGAACAATAATCAAGAATAGAAATAAGAATATTACAATAAAACTACAAGAAAAACATGAATTCCATACAAATCAAGAAGTAAAACTACATAATATACAGCAAGATATAATCATTAAAAAGTTACATGAATTAGAATCATCCATAGAAGATGATAAAATAAATAATTCCAACAAAGAAACATTAAATACAATAGTATATAAGACAAATACAACATTTCAGAATAAAGAATACAACATTCAAAATCTTAACAAAAACCAGGAATTAGCAGTACAAAGATCATTAAATGCAAACAAATTCCATATAATACAAGGACCACCTGGAACAGGAAAAACGCATACAATAATAGAAATAATTAAACAACTATACAAACAAGGAATGAAGATACTAATAACAACACATACTCATATAGCTTTAGATAACATCCTAGAAAAATTAGATGATATACCACAAGAAGATATATTAAGAATAGGAAATACTTCAAAAATACAGGATACATCAAAGAAATACACTATAAATAATCAAATAAAACAAGATAAACAATACAAAGAGATATTAAAAAGAAAAAAAGAGTTACAGGAAGTAAAAAGAAGTATACAAAGACAAGATGTAATACAGCAACCAAATATAAAAATAGAAGAATCACTATTATCAAAAATAATACAGAAAATAACAAGAACTAAGAATACTGAATACATCATACATAAAAATATTAAAGAAACTCAGAATAAGAATTACGAGCAAAAGATTACTGAGTTAAACTCCGAAATTCAAGAAATAAAGGAAGCTATACAAAACAAATTACTCAAGACCATACCTATAATAGCTTCAACAGTACTCTCATCATCAAGTTACTTAACTAAGGACATAGAATTTGATTATATGATAATGGATGAGGCAAGCCAAGTACCCGTATATCTTTCGTTAATACCCCTGATGAAAACTAATAAATTTATATTAATAGGAGATAACAAACAGTTACAACCAATAACTAATAATAATACAATACCCTCATTAAATAAATCTATATTTAATCTACTTATAGAAAAATATCCTGATAATTATACGTTCCTAAATATTCAATATAGAATGAATCATGAAATATCCGATATAGCAAGTAAACTTTATTATAATGGTAGATTAAAAACAAATGAGACCAATGCTAATCAGAGAATTATTTTAAAAAAACAGGATAATATTCTATTAAATGAAGATCCAATAACATTTATAGATACTTCTAATATGAATTATGATGAAACACAGAAATCTAATGGATGTTGTAATAAATATGAAGTTGAACTAATATTAAACTTAATAAAAACATTAATATCGAATAATATTTCTGAAGAGGAAATAGGTATAATAACGCCATATAGAAAACAAAAACTATACATACAAAAGATACTACAAAAACAGGAGTATAATATTGAAACAGATACAATTTATAGATTTCAGGGAAGAGAGAAAAACATTATAATTATAAGTTTTTGTAAGAGTTTTAGGGGGTCTTTAACGAAATTTCAGAAAAGATTCATAGCAGATAAGAATCAGCTAAATGTTTCAATAACAAGATCTAGAAAAAAATTGATATTGATTGGAAATATTTCTCTATTGTCCCATGCAGAGAATTTTCAAGCATTAGTAAGGGTGGTATCACCACTAAATACAATATTTTTAAATGATTTCTATTGA
- the fbp gene encoding fructose-1,6-bisphosphate aldolase/phosphatase, whose amino-acid sequence MKTTVSIIKADIGSVGGHAVTHQKLMDTCNAHLSKAKEEGLLTDFYITHCGDDIDMIMTHTNGPDNEEVHKLAFDTFMDGAEVAKGLKLYGAGQDLLSDTFSGNIKGMGPGSAEIEFEERGADPVFTYCCDKTEPGAFNLPLFRMFADPFNTAGLVIDPKLHGGFDFEVYDVIENRKVTMSCPSEMYDLLALIGSTGRYVIKRIFRHSDGEIAAAVSTDRLNLMAGKYIGKDDPVAIVRSQSGFPAAGETTEPFAFPHLVSGWMRGSHNGPLMPVGQADARPVRFDGPPRVIGLGFQVSNAKLVGPVDMFADPAFDEARTTATKVANYMRRHGPFEPHRLPADEMEYTSLPGVLEKLEGRFEDM is encoded by the coding sequence ATGAAAACAACTGTAAGTATAATTAAAGCAGATATTGGTAGTGTTGGTGGACACGCAGTAACACACCAAAAACTAATGGATACATGTAATGCACATTTATCTAAAGCAAAAGAAGAAGGACTATTAACCGACTTTTATATAACCCATTGTGGTGACGACATAGATATGATTATGACCCACACAAATGGTCCAGACAATGAAGAAGTACATAAACTAGCATTTGATACATTCATGGATGGAGCAGAAGTTGCAAAAGGTCTTAAATTATACGGTGCAGGTCAAGATTTATTAAGTGACACTTTTAGTGGAAACATAAAAGGTATGGGACCAGGAAGTGCAGAAATAGAATTTGAAGAAAGAGGAGCAGACCCTGTATTCACATATTGTTGTGATAAAACAGAACCAGGAGCATTTAACTTACCTCTATTTAGAATGTTTGCAGACCCATTTAATACAGCAGGATTAGTAATCGACCCTAAATTACACGGTGGATTTGACTTTGAAGTATACGATGTTATAGAAAACAGGAAAGTAACAATGTCATGCCCAAGTGAAATGTATGATTTACTAGCATTAATCGGTTCAACTGGAAGATACGTAATAAAAAGAATCTTCAGACACTCCGATGGTGAAATAGCTGCAGCAGTAAGTACTGACAGATTAAACTTAATGGCAGGAAAATACATAGGTAAAGATGACCCAGTAGCAATAGTAAGATCTCAATCCGGATTCCCAGCAGCTGGAGAAACAACTGAACCATTTGCATTCCCACACTTAGTAAGTGGATGGATGAGAGGATCACACAACGGACCTTTAATGCCTGTAGGACAAGCAGACGCAAGACCTGTAAGATTCGATGGACCTCCACGAGTAATCGGTCTTGGTTTCCAAGTATCAAACGCTAAATTAGTTGGTCCTGTAGACATGTTTGCAGATCCAGCATTTGATGAAGCAAGAACAACTGCTACTAAAGTAGCAAACTACATGAGAAGACATGGTCCATTTGAACCTCACAGATTACCTGCAGATGAAATGGAATACACAAGTCTTCCAGGTGTACTTGAAAAACTAGAAGGCAGATTCGAAGATATGTAA
- a CDS encoding DUF763 domain-containing protein yields MQRKGITTLPLHSDHTPRWLWNRMVKLSRALTEVILEEYSQEKFLERLSNPYWFQSFSCVIGFDWHSSGTTTTTCGALRASLNPEEHGIAVLGGKGKNSRKTPKQIEDLSSTFNISTKATDTLKESSKLSAKIDNACIQDTYTLYQHNFFLTESGNWAVVQQGMNTNTGYARRYHWMNTDIDNFLNDPHTSIECDKKEELALNMPSEDSKEVQKTSVDLINDNPEHLRTYFRREDPKQTLLTDFFDFNQHDDEDPTGFKNQKAFSMPAHHEVLDMDLSDREFKVLKNAYEIQPENYKELISLKGIGPKKIRALALISDLVYGEKASWEDPVKYSFAHGGKDGFPYPVDKEVYDHSIETIKDALDQAKLDKKDKLDAIKRLNKFL; encoded by the coding sequence ATGCAAAGAAAAGGAATAACTACATTACCATTACACTCAGATCATACGCCACGTTGGCTCTGGAATAGGATGGTTAAATTATCACGTGCTTTAACAGAAGTAATTCTTGAAGAATATAGTCAGGAAAAATTTCTTGAAAGATTATCTAATCCCTACTGGTTTCAAAGCTTTTCCTGTGTAATAGGATTTGACTGGCATTCTTCAGGAACAACTACTACTACATGTGGTGCTCTAAGAGCAAGTTTAAATCCTGAGGAACATGGAATAGCAGTATTAGGTGGAAAAGGAAAAAATTCACGTAAAACACCTAAACAAATAGAAGATCTTTCATCAACATTTAATATATCTACAAAAGCAACTGATACTCTGAAAGAATCATCTAAATTATCAGCTAAGATAGATAATGCATGTATACAAGATACTTATACATTATATCAACATAACTTTTTTCTAACTGAATCAGGTAATTGGGCAGTTGTACAACAAGGTATGAATACAAATACAGGATATGCTAGAAGATATCATTGGATGAACACAGACATTGATAATTTCCTAAATGACCCACATACTAGTATAGAATGTGATAAGAAAGAAGAACTAGCATTAAACATGCCATCAGAAGACAGTAAAGAAGTACAAAAAACAAGTGTAGACTTGATAAATGATAATCCTGAACACTTAAGAACATACTTCAGAAGAGAAGACCCAAAACAAACACTACTAACTGACTTTTTTGATTTTAATCAACATGATGATGAAGATCCAACAGGATTTAAGAATCAAAAAGCATTTAGCATGCCAGCACATCATGAAGTGCTAGACATGGATTTATCAGACAGAGAATTCAAAGTTCTTAAAAACGCTTATGAAATACAACCTGAAAACTATAAAGAATTAATTTCCTTAAAGGGTATTGGTCCAAAAAAGATAAGAGCATTAGCATTAATAAGTGACCTTGTTTATGGTGAAAAAGCTAGCTGGGAAGACCCTGTTAAATATAGTTTTGCTCATGGTGGAAAAGATGGATTTCCATACCCTGTTGATAAAGAAGTATATGACCATTCTATTGAAACAATTAAAGATGCACTTGACCAGGCAAAACTTGATAAAAAAGATAAATTAGATGCTATAAAACGATTAAACAAGTTTTTATAA
- a CDS encoding helix-turn-helix transcriptional regulator: MIDQNIDVITSDSYDHVRFVLSSELRLNILKLLFNHESCSLEKLTKRLNKQESNVSRAIKELQEKKLVAYDDKLYFLTSAGYLVSRNLQNFFDNWYTVNKMKECWDVHSIDNIPYYFSRYLYLWKDANIIKSDYVHYNKTLDIFTEKMKDAGDIRMILPIYSKYHMKAIIHSLIDNDTTLQLVTSRNILKAIQRSEFNESFERLRTNKRINIWTSDKDAHNLFYVISDDWAMLSLFYLDKSYDDSTMLIDYKKENMVIHRALFDDYKNNFKLI, encoded by the coding sequence ATGATAGATCAAAATATAGATGTAATAACATCAGATTCTTATGACCATGTGCGATTTGTATTGAGCTCTGAACTAAGATTGAATATCTTAAAACTATTATTTAATCATGAATCCTGTTCACTAGAAAAACTAACTAAAAGGTTAAATAAACAGGAAAGTAATGTTTCAAGAGCAATCAAAGAACTTCAAGAAAAGAAACTAGTAGCATATGATGATAAATTATATTTTTTAACTTCTGCAGGATATCTTGTATCTAGAAATTTACAGAACTTCTTTGATAATTGGTATACAGTTAATAAGATGAAGGAATGTTGGGATGTTCATAGCATAGATAATATACCCTATTATTTCTCAAGATATCTTTATTTATGGAAGGATGCTAATATAATCAAATCTGATTATGTTCATTATAATAAGACACTGGATATATTCACAGAGAAAATGAAGGATGCGGGAGATATTCGAATGATTTTACCAATATATTCAAAGTATCATATGAAGGCAATAATTCATTCACTAATTGATAATGACACAACATTACAACTAGTAACATCTAGAAATATTCTTAAAGCAATACAAAGATCTGAATTCAATGAATCATTTGAAAGATTAAGAACAAATAAACGAATTAACATATGGACAAGTGATAAAGATGCACATAACCTATTCTATGTAATCTCTGATGATTGGGCTATGTTATCATTATTTTATTTAGATAAAAGTTATGATGATTCAACAATGTTAATAGATTATAAAAAAGAGAACATGGTTATTCATCGTGCATTATTTGATGATTACAAGAATAATTTTAAACTCATTTAA
- a CDS encoding coiled-coil domain-containing protein: MTEDKIVRKSIQVKDKTWNQFLEKIESIYGTTYKKTGEAIEVALENYINNVNNNQDNTEELKETINNLENNKKEYEKQIQQYKNNNTAIQQEIQQFKEQEKETKNNITTYQETIDKQNNQLTANKTTIKELEETINNQKQEIEQLTKNNNQLQENKIQEKTTTENLTNKIKELETNIETYKKTEKTLQEENKKLNQENIQLKMENNNYIKDSENKNEKEELFQQAIDETNKRNQLLEDELVNLKEDKKTNKEVIEELKNERKKLRTDNNQISQTLEVTEEQYENQLIEYKKLVNKREHTQEVLNKQQFELNEALKKLERYSYAMGKLENMSLIDRILNRIPSEVKELSAPKEDNQ, encoded by the coding sequence ATGACAGAAGATAAAATAGTAAGAAAAAGTATACAAGTAAAAGACAAAACATGGAATCAATTTTTAGAAAAAATAGAATCAATATATGGAACTACATACAAAAAAACAGGAGAAGCAATTGAAGTAGCACTAGAAAATTATATAAACAATGTAAATAACAATCAAGATAACACAGAAGAATTAAAAGAAACAATAAACAACTTAGAAAATAATAAGAAAGAATATGAAAAACAAATACAACAATACAAAAACAACAATACAGCAATTCAACAAGAAATACAACAATTCAAAGAACAAGAAAAAGAAACAAAAAACAATATAACAACATACCAAGAAACAATAGACAAACAAAACAACCAATTAACTGCCAACAAAACTACTATAAAAGAACTAGAAGAAACAATAAACAATCAAAAACAAGAAATAGAACAATTAACAAAGAATAACAACCAACTACAAGAAAATAAAATACAAGAAAAAACAACAACAGAAAATCTAACAAATAAAATAAAGGAATTAGAAACAAACATTGAAACCTACAAAAAAACAGAAAAAACATTACAAGAAGAAAATAAAAAGCTAAATCAGGAAAATATTCAACTAAAAATGGAAAATAATAATTATATAAAAGATAGTGAAAATAAAAATGAAAAAGAAGAACTATTCCAACAAGCCATAGATGAAACCAATAAAAGAAATCAATTACTAGAAGATGAACTTGTAAATCTTAAAGAAGATAAGAAAACAAACAAAGAAGTGATTGAAGAATTAAAAAATGAAAGAAAAAAATTACGTACGGATAATAATCAGATATCTCAAACTCTAGAAGTAACAGAAGAACAATATGAAAATCAATTAATAGAATATAAGAAATTAGTTAACAAAAGAGAACATACACAGGAAGTACTTAACAAACAACAATTTGAATTAAATGAAGCATTGAAAAAACTTGAAAGATATTCCTATGCAATGGGAAAACTAGAAAATATGAGTTTAATTGATAGAATACTAAATCGTATTCCATCAGAAGTAAAAGAATTATCCGCACCAAAAGAGGATAATCAATAA